Proteins found in one Mustela lutreola isolate mMusLut2 chromosome 10, mMusLut2.pri, whole genome shotgun sequence genomic segment:
- the MXRA8 gene encoding matrix remodeling-associated protein 8 isoform X1, giving the protein MELRPQVMIWELVLLQSSAVLLSSVPSGPAPGASSVVSESTVSWAAGALAVLRCQSPRMVWTQDRLHDRQRVVHWDLSGRPDGGPARRLVDMYSAGEQRVYEPRDRGRLLLPLSAFHDGNFSLLIRAVDEADAGLYTCNLHHHYCHLYESLAVRLEVTDNPREAGAHWDGEKEVLVVERGAPALLTCVNRAHVWTDRHLEEAQQVVHWDRQPPGVPHDRADRLLDLYASGERRAYGPPFLRDRVAVGADAFARGDFSLRIDPLEPADEGTYSCHLHHHYCGLHERRTFHLRVTEPVAGPPPRDSPGNGSSHSGAPGPDPTLARGRSVINVIVPEGRAHFFQQLGYVLATLLLFILLLITVVLAARQRRRGGYEYTDKKSGKSKGKDVNMAELAVATRDQALYRSEDTQLDYKNNILKERAELGRSALPTKNIDLDRDFRKEYCK; this is encoded by the exons ATGGAGCTGCggcctcaggttatgatctgggAACTTGTGCTTCTGCAGA GCTCTGCTGTCCTTCTGTCCTCAG tgCCCTCAGGGCCCGCGCCAGGCGCCAGCTCCGTGGTGTCCGAGTCCACAGTGAGCTGGGCAGCGGGCGCCCTGGCCGTGCTGCGCTGCCAGAGCCCGAGAATGGTGTGGACCCAGGACCGGCTGCACGACCGCCAGCGCGTGGTCCACTGGGACCTCAGCGGCCGCCCGGACGGCGGCCCGGCCCGCAGGCTCGTGGACATGTACTCGGCGGGCGAGCAGCGCGTGTACGAGCCGCGCGACCGCGGCCGCCTCCTGCTGCCGCTCTCCGCCTTTCACGACGGCAACTTCTCGCTGCTCATCCGCG CGGTGGACGAGGCCGACGCGGGGTTGTACACCTGTAACCTGCACCACCATTACTGCCACCTGTACGAGAGCCTGGCCGTCCGCCTCGAGGTCACGGACAACC CCCGGGAGGCCGGCGCGCACTGGGACGGCGAGAAGGAGGTGCTGGTGGTGGAGCGCGGCGCGCCCGCGCTGCTCACCTGCGTGAACCGCGCGCACGTGTGGACTGACCGGCACCTGGAGGAGGCGCAGCAGGTGGTGCACTGGGACCGCCAGCCGCCCGGGGTGCCGCACGACCGCGCCGACCGCCTGCTGGACCTCTACGCGTCGGGGGAGCGCCGCGCCTACGGGCCGCCCTTCCTGCGCGACCGCGTGGCGGTGGGGGCGGACGCCTTCGCGCGCGGCGACTTCTCGCTGCGCATCGACCCGCTGGAGCCCGCCGACGAGGGCACTTACTCCTGCCACCTGCACCATCACTACTGCGGCCTGCACGAGCGTCGCACCTTCCACCTGAGAGTCACCGAGCCCGTCGCCGGGCCGCCCCCGCGGGACTCGCCGGGCAACGGCTCCAGCCACAGCGGCGCCCCTGGCCCAG ATCCCACCCTGGCGCGCGGCCGCAGTGTCATCAACGTCATAGTCCCCGAGGGCCGGGCGCACTTCTTCCAGCAGCTGGGCTACGTGCTGGCCACCCTGCTTCTGTTCATCCTGCTGCTTATCACCGTCGTCCTGGCCGCCCGCCAGCGCCGCCGCGGGG GGTACGAATACACGGACAAGAAATCTGGGAAGTCAAAGGG GAAGGATGTGAACATGGCAGAGTTGGCTGTGGCCACCAGAGACCAGGCTCTTTACAGGAGTGAGGACACCCAGCTAG ATTACAAAAACAACATCCTGAAGGAGAGGGCTGAGCTGGGCCGCAGCGCACTTCCCACAAAGAACATTGACTTGGACAGAG ACTTCAGAAAGGAGTACTGCAAGTAA
- the MXRA8 gene encoding matrix remodeling-associated protein 8 isoform X2 yields the protein MELRPQVMIWELVLLQMPSGPAPGASSVVSESTVSWAAGALAVLRCQSPRMVWTQDRLHDRQRVVHWDLSGRPDGGPARRLVDMYSAGEQRVYEPRDRGRLLLPLSAFHDGNFSLLIRAVDEADAGLYTCNLHHHYCHLYESLAVRLEVTDNPREAGAHWDGEKEVLVVERGAPALLTCVNRAHVWTDRHLEEAQQVVHWDRQPPGVPHDRADRLLDLYASGERRAYGPPFLRDRVAVGADAFARGDFSLRIDPLEPADEGTYSCHLHHHYCGLHERRTFHLRVTEPVAGPPPRDSPGNGSSHSGAPGPDPTLARGRSVINVIVPEGRAHFFQQLGYVLATLLLFILLLITVVLAARQRRRGGYEYTDKKSGKSKGKDVNMAELAVATRDQALYRSEDTQLDYKNNILKERAELGRSALPTKNIDLDRDFRKEYCK from the exons ATGGAGCTGCggcctcaggttatgatctgggAACTTGTGCTTCTGCAGA tgCCCTCAGGGCCCGCGCCAGGCGCCAGCTCCGTGGTGTCCGAGTCCACAGTGAGCTGGGCAGCGGGCGCCCTGGCCGTGCTGCGCTGCCAGAGCCCGAGAATGGTGTGGACCCAGGACCGGCTGCACGACCGCCAGCGCGTGGTCCACTGGGACCTCAGCGGCCGCCCGGACGGCGGCCCGGCCCGCAGGCTCGTGGACATGTACTCGGCGGGCGAGCAGCGCGTGTACGAGCCGCGCGACCGCGGCCGCCTCCTGCTGCCGCTCTCCGCCTTTCACGACGGCAACTTCTCGCTGCTCATCCGCG CGGTGGACGAGGCCGACGCGGGGTTGTACACCTGTAACCTGCACCACCATTACTGCCACCTGTACGAGAGCCTGGCCGTCCGCCTCGAGGTCACGGACAACC CCCGGGAGGCCGGCGCGCACTGGGACGGCGAGAAGGAGGTGCTGGTGGTGGAGCGCGGCGCGCCCGCGCTGCTCACCTGCGTGAACCGCGCGCACGTGTGGACTGACCGGCACCTGGAGGAGGCGCAGCAGGTGGTGCACTGGGACCGCCAGCCGCCCGGGGTGCCGCACGACCGCGCCGACCGCCTGCTGGACCTCTACGCGTCGGGGGAGCGCCGCGCCTACGGGCCGCCCTTCCTGCGCGACCGCGTGGCGGTGGGGGCGGACGCCTTCGCGCGCGGCGACTTCTCGCTGCGCATCGACCCGCTGGAGCCCGCCGACGAGGGCACTTACTCCTGCCACCTGCACCATCACTACTGCGGCCTGCACGAGCGTCGCACCTTCCACCTGAGAGTCACCGAGCCCGTCGCCGGGCCGCCCCCGCGGGACTCGCCGGGCAACGGCTCCAGCCACAGCGGCGCCCCTGGCCCAG ATCCCACCCTGGCGCGCGGCCGCAGTGTCATCAACGTCATAGTCCCCGAGGGCCGGGCGCACTTCTTCCAGCAGCTGGGCTACGTGCTGGCCACCCTGCTTCTGTTCATCCTGCTGCTTATCACCGTCGTCCTGGCCGCCCGCCAGCGCCGCCGCGGGG GGTACGAATACACGGACAAGAAATCTGGGAAGTCAAAGGG GAAGGATGTGAACATGGCAGAGTTGGCTGTGGCCACCAGAGACCAGGCTCTTTACAGGAGTGAGGACACCCAGCTAG ATTACAAAAACAACATCCTGAAGGAGAGGGCTGAGCTGGGCCGCAGCGCACTTCCCACAAAGAACATTGACTTGGACAGAG ACTTCAGAAAGGAGTACTGCAAGTAA